DNA sequence from the Salmo trutta chromosome 28, fSalTru1.1, whole genome shotgun sequence genome:
aacaatgagtggtttggaaggaatcagtggctaactgcaagcattgcaaagcaattacTAGCCTGATATTCAGTGGGGTGGGtgtttaaaaggataaacattcaacacgaTGGgctagaaaaggttgaatacattggccatgctgtcaatccagcgtTACTTCTgcagcattcaaaacaactggaaactcggaaatgGGAAATCTCAGACATGTTTGttgaagcaagtcagccatatcagctattattttttaaaggcagtaaatgaggctgaatgaacggtttcgctgccagacaaggctccgctgatagccaggtgtaacagtggtaaggattcactctgtggtgctgaaaagaaagctctctagttgggacagctttatgtcggTCTTAACCGTGTGTGGGCACTGTtggtcaccgttatagtgcaattaatgtactGTTTAGTGTAGTGGCTTGCACCGAAAAGAAACAAAAttggagtttgccccaccaagatttacatgctaaaatagcCACTGAGCATgagaaagaaaataaattaatgtgCCACGACTCATCGTTACCACATTATATGGGACGTGCAAATTGACTCACATAGACGATGAAGGAGCATCATGCTCtctcagaggaggctggtaggaggaGCTACAGGAAGACGGGCTCATCGTAATGGCTGGTACGGAATTCATGTAACGTATCGaacacaaacacatggaaaccacatgtttgactgttccattcattacaatgagcccgtcctcctatagctccggccaccatcctcctctgtgctctctccctccgtgTAAAGAAATGTGACTGCAAGCACagtgtacacaacacacacacccaggagGTACAGAGAGACCGTCAAACCAGCAGACCGTCAAACCAGCAGACTGTCCCTGTCGTCGGTCACTTTCTGACTGACACACGCTATGAGATGCATATCATTCATTTTAGTGGGAGAGGGCTCATGAACTTTTTTTTATGACTTGTGAATTGTAAAAAGTAGCATAGTTAATttaagtggaaaaagtacccggcTGAAAATTAGTGTAACCGGCTGTATAGTCGACAGCCGGCGCTAGTGGAACACACTGTAACCTCAATGCCCAGCCCTCTGTATAGGGGTAACCTCAATGCCCAGCCCTCTGTATAGGGGTAACCTCAATGCCCAGCCCTCTGTATAGGGGTAACCTCAATGCCCAGCCCTCTGTATAGGGGTAACCTCAATGCCCAGCCCTCTGTATAGGGGTAACCTCAATGCCCAGAGCGATATATGAATGACCACAATACTGTATTACCAGGCGTGGGGCCTCGTTCAGATGGGAACAGTGGACCACCATGAGGTCATTCTGGATGGTGAGCAGCTTCCAGCTCCCAAATTTCTCAGctgagtggagagagaaagattgaaCGGTTTGCTACAGCTCGGACTAGTTGCAGTTGAAGAAGCTGGAGATGAAAACCTAACAGACTAATAATCATATAAAGGAGAGCTTACGGGCAGACATGCGGGTTACTCTCCTAGTGGTCCTGTCCACTACAAAGAGGtcctgggagagagggacagatgggAAAGTGAGATCATGGAGTACAAAGTTGTCTGCTTGTGTGCATGTTCACACTATACCCTCCAGTTCCTCCGGGCACTACTGAAGACCACTCTCTGGCTGTCTGACGCCCAGCATCGAGGTGGCAAAGCCTCATACAGCCCAGCAAACTCATCTAGGGACAGACAAAAGGGGGGGGCACAGGAACGGGGATTGATAGATAATGTCCGGGAAGGAAATGGGTGAGAAGCAAGAGATGGAAAGTGCAGTAGGAAATGGGGTGCCATTCTATGTCAAGTTCAAAATGTTGCGTTAAAGTTATTCAAATTCTGTACCTTTCTTTGGCCTATTGACTACGTCCACCAGCACCGAGATCTTCCTTGTCTCCAGGTCATACTGTGGACAGAGAGAAGGTAAggatataacagtataacagtgcAGAATACCACCAGCGAAGCATAAGCAGCACTCCCCACTGACCTCCAGACCATCCTTGCTTCTTTCTGATAAGGCGGTAACGGCTCCTTCATGAAGGGGCTGGGAGCAGGGGtctggaggtaacgctgaggactaggctgggagcgagggtaacgctgaggactaggggctaggctgggagcgggggtaaCGCTGAGGGCTAGGCTGGGAgcggaggtaacgctgaggactaggctgggaggtaacgctgaggactaggctgggaggtaacgctgaggactaggctgggaggtaacgctgaggactaggctgggaggtaacgctgaggactaggctgggaggtaacgctgaggactaggctgggaggtaacgctgaggactaggctgggaggtaacgctgaggactaggctgggagcgggggtctggaggtaacgctgaggactaggctgggagcgggggtctggaggtaacgctgaggactaggctgggagcgggggtcgggaggtaacgctgaggacaaggctgggagcgggggtcgggaggtaacgctgaggactaggctgggagcgggggtcgggaggtaacgctgaggacaaggctgggagcgggggtcgggaggtaacgctgaggacaaggctgggagcgggggtcgggaggtaacgctgaggactaggctgggagcgggggtcgggatggtaacgctgaggactaggctgggagcgggggtcgggaggtaacgctgaggactaggctgggagcgggggtcgggagggtaacgctgaggactaggctgggagcgggggtcgggaggtaacgctgaggactaggttgggagcgggggtcgggaggtaacgctgaggactaggctgggagcgggggtcgggaggtaacgctgaggactaggctgggagcgggggtctggaagtaacgctgaggactagggctaggctgggagcgggggtcgggaggtaacgctgaggactaggctgggagcgggggtcgggaggtaacgctgaggactaggctgggagcgggggtctggaggtaacgctgaggactaggctgggagcgggggtctggaggtaacgctgaggactaggctgggagcgggggtcgggaggtaacgctgaggactaggctgggagcgggggtcgggaggtcacgctgaggactaggctgggagcgggggtcgggaggtcacgctgaggactaggttgggagcgggggtcgggaggtcacgctgaggactaggttgggagcgggggtctggaggtcacgctgaggacaaggctgggagcgggggtcgggaggtaacgctgaggactaggctgggagcgggggtcgggaggtaacgctgaggactaggctgggaggtaacgctgaggactaggctgggagcgggggtcgggaggtaacgctgaggactaggctgggagcgggggtctggaggtaacgctgaggactaggctgggagcgggggtctggaggtaacgctgaggactaggctgggagcgggggtcgggaggtaacgctgaggaccaggggctaggctgggagcgggggtcgggaggtcacgctgaggactaggctgggagcgggggtcgggaggtaacgctgaaGACTAGGAGCGGGGGTCTGGAGGTCACGCTGAGGACTAggggctaggctgggagcgggggtctggaggtaacgctgaggactaggggctaggctgggagcgggggtctggaggtaacgctgaggactaggggctaggctgggagcgggggtctggaggtaacgctgaggactaggggctaggctgggagcgggggtcgggagataacgctgaggactaggggctaggctgggagcgggggtcgggagataacgctgaggactaggctgggagcaggggtcgggaggtaacgctgaggactaggctgggagcgggggtctggaggtaacgctgaggactaggctgggagcgggggtctggaggtaacgctgaggaccaggggctaggctgggagcgggggtctggAGGTCACGCTGAGGACTAGGGGCTAGGCTGGGAGTGGGGGGGAGGGTCTGGACTGGGGTCTGGGAGTTGGGAGGCTGGAGGTCAGGCTGGGGACTCACCTGCTGCATGCTTAGACACTGGCTGTGGGGGCCAAACACCTGTCCCTCCAGGTACACCAGGTAGCGTCCATCAGGGCTCAGACGGGGGGACGAGACTGAGCTGGTGTCCCCAGACAGACACTCTGTGTAAGGAGAAACAAGGGGTTGCAGGTTGGAGGtttgagaggaggaaagagaagcTTTGTTGTTAATTCGCTGTGAATTAACAAGTTGATTACCATGACAATGAACACAGGAAATACTCACCACAGTTTCCTTCCAGGTCCAGACAAAACAGAGCTGACCTGAAACCAGAAGCTCTCATTTTAGTCTTactaaaataacacataaggGCATATCTTGATCAGTCTATTACTCTGGAATATTGATTAGTGATATGACTTAAACATAGTAGACTACACAGGCTGTTCCTTACCTCCTATTGGAGCAGAACCTCAGGCCCAGTCTGAAGGGCTCATGCCACCAGCCCACAAAAAACACAGACTCGCCATCATGGGCCCAGAGACCCTGTGTTAACCAGACAGACAATCAGCATGACAACAattactgtacatttacatttcatgGCATAACATGATATTACATAGAATTACATGACTATAAGACATGTCATGTGACTGGTGATCTTTACAGTGAAGTTGCAAATACCATACGATGCTCTGCTAATGcctttattggtgtgtgtgtgtgtgtgtgtgtgtgtgtgtgtggccccgtTTGTGCTCACCTGGCCTGGGGACACGTGTGACGGGACACCCTGCAGCACTGTTACCGTGCCCTTGGCCACGTCGGCCACACACAGCACTGGGACACTTTTACTGGTCAAGCCTTCCCCCCAGTCCTCCCAGTACACACTCTTATCCTGATGCAcaacaggggaaaggaagggtGTTGAAGCCATGAAAAAAATAATAGAAATAAACACTGGATCATGTTTACGCAACATAGCAGCCATCCTAAGAGTACTTCCAGAACCACCCGAGTGTCACTTTAAGGACTACATCCAACTGAATGTATGGCTAAACATACAAAGACAAGTAATAGAGGAGAAGTGATCAGGGTGTTTCTGATACCTTCTCAGAAGGGCCTTCCGAGGGCCCTGCTCTTGGCTCTCCAGCTGATGGGCTGGAGGCTGAAGCATATGACTCTCCTATAGACCTTTTCCCCTCAGCTACATACAGCAGCCTGCTCTCACATGTAGACCAGGCCAGGCAGCCAAACTGAGCTGCACGCAAAGACAGACGGCGAACAAGAGACAAAGACAGACCgacatggagagagagtgtgGCTGATGAATTCAAGCAAATGGCGCCGATTAGGTCCACAGTGGACAGGTCTAGCATCGGACAGAATACTCAGAGCACCATAGGCATTAAAACCACCCAGGAAAAGGCCTTACCATCCTCATACACTCTCCCATGTTTGTTGAGAGCTGAGAGATCGAGGATCTTTTTTAGACACCTGTTGCTCCATACCTGAAAATGAACAGACCCTATTAAAGTTAAAGCAAACAAATACGCACCGTATGGGGGTGGGTGAAGGAATTTAGCCAAATGATGACGGACACACCCAGACTACGCCATCCTTACCTCCAGGAACTGTTGTACCACAACCTGACCGCTGGTTACCCTGACAACCGCCTTCAGATCTCCAGACAGGGAATAGGAACTCAGAAATCTATTTGAGCAGGAAGGAAGaaagctttgaaaatggcagctcAGAGAAAGACCTCTCGCGTCTTTATTAAATACCTCCCCTATATAATCATCTTACACATTACGTCATcaacaccagacactgggatggAGAATGAGTGGTGGGGGAGTGTTAATGTGTCCGTCTGTCTACTTACTCGCCGTGTAAAAGGCTGCAGGGGCTTGGTGGTTGGATGTTTATGTCGGTCTCTTGTCTGTAGTTTTGAATCAGTGTCCACTGCTGGGCATAGTGCAGTCTGGCTCCCCGGACTGTCTCAGTCTGACTCCACTCTGATAGGCGCAGGTGAAGGAGAGGTTAATAACtaggattattttttattttttttccatcAATAGATTTAAAAAGTAATTTGAACTATTTTTTCCCCAACCAAACAAACATAATAGCATATGTGCagtcaaaaaaataaaacacttccAGGTTTATAAATATCATAAATCAGGGAGACCTGCTTGTCTGCATATGTTTTTTATGGGTACCAATTTGTCTGCTGTTCAGTgttctttagtgtgtgtgtgtgtgtgtgtgtgtgtgtgtgtgtgtgtgtgtgtgtgtgtgtgtgtgtgtgatgtatagaGGGCTAATGCCCAAAAGCCTGTTAAAGCATGGGCAGCACCACTGAGGCCTttgagaatgatagaggcctctagtgatCAAAAGGTAGCATTGAAGGCTTTCGCCACTTTAACGTCAGCAACTGGGTGGTACTTCACACTTAATTGGCTGAtcctgttggagtcatgtccatccaggtcatcaggagggatccgGCCAATCgtgaagaaaattgactacttcaaaatggagatagcctcaatggtgCTGTCCATGCTGTCCATGCTATTGTCACAGATCGAACAATGAGTCAGATATTTCCCTGGATGTATacatgtgaagcatccggttggcgtttccacacactaccaaatatggtagtgaggaAGCCCAGCACTGGGAAAAGACGGAgcaagatggattttggccaaAATTATGCAAATAttctcatcaatgaaacatttgatcgccatacagttttctgtttccaaaactagaatctgtaacaAACAGTGGACTgcattttgtagactttaccctttacCAAAAATtatgttgtttagaaggagtgcaggggtgaattgagttattgcacactcACAACGAAGTAGGCGTTCCTTAACGGAAATACGCTAATAAATACTAGAGCGAGCCAATAGGATCttactagctcgtgcttggctctgcccacgtCCTTGCtcgttctgcccactatgattaatttgctcaAATTGGAAATgaccaaaaaaattggggggagtttgccccaccaagatttacatgctaaaaatgGCCAATGAGCATGAGAAAGTACAATTTCTGGCACATTAATTTATATTCGAAGTGGATTTCGACTCATCGTTACCGCATTATATGGGACGTGCAAATTGACTCACATAGACGATGAAGGAGCATCATGCTCtctcagaggaggctggtaggaggagctacaggaagacgggctcattgtaatggctggtaCGGAATTCATGTAAcgtatcaaacacaaacacatggaaaccacatgtttgactgttccattcattacaatgagcccgtcctcctatagctccggccaccatcctcctctgtgctctctccctccgtgTAAAGAAATGTGACTGCAAGCACagtgtacacaacacacacacccaggagGTACAGAGAGACCGTCAAGCCAGCAGACCGTCAAGCCAGCAGACCGTCAAGCCAGCAGACCGTCAAGCCAGCAGACCGTCAAGCCAGCAGACCGTCAAGCCAGCAGACCGTCAAGCCAGCAGACCGTCAAGCCAGCAGACCGTCAAGCCAGCAGACCATCCCTGTCGTCGGTCACTTTCGGACTGACACACACTATAAGATGCATATCATTCATTTTAGTGGGAGAGGGCTCGTGAACTTTTTTTCTAATTTATGAATTGTAAAAAAGTAGCATAGTTAACTtgaagtggaaaaagtaccctGCTGAAAATTAGTGTAACCGGCTGTACAGCCGACGCTAATGGAAAACACTAACCTAAATGAGCACAGCATTATATAGGCGTaccctgaatgtccagagctctgtagaggcgtaacctgaatgtccagagctctgtagaggcgtaacctgaatgtccagagctctgtagaggcgtaacctgaatgtccagagctctgtagaggcgtaacctgaatgtccagagctctgtagaggcgtaacctgaatgtccagagctctgtagaggcgtaacctgaatgtccagagctctgtagaggcgtaacctgaatgactagagtggtggaaatgacatgctctggtctatcttgggttagttatagaAATCtttgctataatggcacagacacaagatgagtcctctatgtatctctatggtagcagcagagacagaggaagCGAGAAACCCCACACCCTAATTGTTTCTGGTTACATTACagtcagtcattgtaaataagaatttgttcttaactgatttgccaagttaaataaaggttaaataaaaatatctaaaaatacaccctttcagtttgttaacCAACTCAGATGCAGatgaaaattgactacttcaaaatggtgatgGCCTCAGGCGCAACCTATGGTTTCACAGACACCATAGTGGGACAGTTACAACGTTgcgatctctgtgtgtgtgtgtgtgtgtgtgtgtgtgtgtgtgtgtgtgtgtgtgtgtgtgtgcgtgcgtgtgcgtgtgcgcgcagTGTCTCACCTGTACATAAAGTGAAACTCGTGCCGTTTAATAGTGCCATGTAGTCATTCGCCGTCACGAAGGCAGAAATAGGGGTGGGATACCCACTAATTTCGCGGTACAAAGTGCTGATAGCGTCGGGTTCCATTCGTGCCTAGGTGCAGTAGCGTTAGTTAGACATGCAGCTAGAAACTGTTTTTGGGAACACTTTTACagtgcattagctagctaactaatcaCTTTCATCGATTACAGGTGATAATAAAGCCATGTGACTGCATGCGTTCAACAAACGAACATTATGTATCAGCTTCATTTTAACGGTTAGATAGACGAATGTTAAGATAAACGTAGATGGAACACAAATGTCCATTTTGAGCTAAAGTGGTACTTCTAAATCTGTGAAAAAAAGAACAATAGTTGTCTTTTACCAGGAACTCCATGTCTACACGACGGCCTATACCATTTCATACAGGGGCTGATGGAAGAGACCGAACGCAAGGCGGCAGCAGCAACACATTTTGTAGGATTCACAAAGGAAGTGATTAATGGCGCCTTGGGATTTCACCCCAACTCTGACGTcatcccattgaagttgacatttaaaacgATCGGGAGGTCCAAAGAATCCCAGATAGCACTAAccattgaaaaaaataaataaacatctccTGCCCCATCCAATCCCACCATTTGAATcccaaagataattcgtaaaaatccaaataacttcagagatcttcattgtaaagggttttaaacactgtttcccatgcttgttcaaggaaccataaacaattaatgaacacacacctgtggaacggttgttaagacactaacagcttacagacggtaggcaattaaggtcttagttatgaaaacttaggacactaaagaggcttgtctactgactctggaaaaacaccagaagaaagatgcccagggtccctgctcatctgcgtgaatgtgccttaggcatgctgcaaggaggcctgaggactgcagatgtggccagggcaataaattgcaatgtccgtactgtgagacgcctaagacagcgcttaCAGGGAGACTGGACGGAcggctgatcgtcctcgcagtggaagaccacgtgtaacaatacctgcacaggatcggtacatccgaacatcacacctgcgggacaggtacaggatggcaacaacagccTGAGTTACAcaaggaatgcacaatccctccatcagtgctcagaccgtccacaataggctgagaggctggactgagggctagtgggcggggttatatcctgcctgtttggccctgtccgggggtatcatcggatggggccacagtgtcttctgatccctcctgtctcagcctccagtatttatgctgcagtagtttatgtgtcggggggctagggtcagtctgttacatctgaagtatttctcttgtcttatccggtgtcttgtgtgaatataaatatgctctctctaattctctctctctttctctctttctttctttctcttggaggacctgagccctaggaccatgcctctggactacctggcatgatgactccttgctgtccccagtccacctggccgtgctgctgctccagtttcaactgttctgcctgcggctatggaaccctgacctgttcaccggacgtgcttgttgcaccctcgacaactactatgattattattatttgaccatgctggtcatttatgaacattttaacatcttgaccatgttctgttataatatccacctggcacagccagaagaggaatggccacccctcatagcctggttcctctctaggtttcttcctaggttttggcctttctagggagtttttcctagggagtttttcctagccaccgtgcttctttcacatgcattgcttgctgtttggggttttaggctgggtttctgtacagcactttgagatatcagctgatgtacgaaggggctatataaatacatttgatttgaatttgattgtaggcctgttgtaaggcaggtcctcaccagacatcacaaacccactgttgctagaccagacaggactggcaaaaagtgctctcacacgagtcgcggttttgtctcaccaggggtgatggtcggattcgcgtttatcttcgaaggaatgagcgctacaccaaggcctgtactctggagcgggatcgatttggaggtggagggtccatcatggtctgggtcggtgtgtcacagcatcatcggactgagcttgtcgtcattgcaggcaatctcaacgctgtgcgttacagggaagacctcctccctcatgtggtacccttccttgcaggctcatcctgacatgaccctccatcatgacaatgccaccagccatactgctcgttctgtgcgtgatttcctgcaagacaggaatgtcagtgttctgccatggccagcgaagagcccggatctcaatcccattgagcctgtctgggacctgttggatcagagggtgagggcgagagccatccccccccccccctagaaatgtctgggaacttgcaggtgccttggtggaagagtggggtaacatctcacagcaagaactggcaaagtccatgagaagatgcactgcagtacttaatacagctggtggccacaccagatactgttacttttgaccccccctttgttcagggtcaCATTCAATCTGTTAAGTCACATTTGTGGAACTTGTTGAGTTTGTCTCAATTGCTGAATcttgtgttcatacaaatatttacacatgttaagttcgctgaaaataaacgcagttgacagtgagaggacgtttctttttttgctgagtttaattgGTACCTTCTCATGCATTGCCTTTGGTATCTGCATTACAATGTCAACATTCAAATATGTTTTTTAAACCCACTTAAGGAAAATAATGAACAGATACAGCCTTGGTGTGAGTGTTTATTACATTTCATTTATCCATAATCAATTAATATGCATAACCCTTTGGGTTATTACATAGCATTGCTTGTCAAAATACATCTCCATTGTTCAATGCACTCCTTGAATACCTACATATGCAT
Encoded proteins:
- the LOC115166230 gene encoding acylamino-acid-releasing enzyme; amino-acid sequence: MEFLARMEPDAISTLYREISGYPTPISAFVTANDYMALLNGTSFTLCTEWSQTETVRGARLHYAQQWTLIQNYRQETDINIQPPSPCSLLHGEFLSSYSLSGDLKAVVRVTSGQVVVQQFLEVWSNRCLKKILDLSALNKHGRVYEDAQFGCLAWSTCESRLLYVAEGKRSIGESYASASSPSAGEPRAGPSEGPSEKDKSVYWEDWGEGLTSKSVPVLCVADVAKGTVTVLQGVPSHVSPGQGLWAHDGESVFFVGWWHEPFRLGLRFCSNRRSALFCLDLEGNCECLSGDTSSVSSPRLSPDGRYLVYLEGQVFGPHSQCLSMQQYDLETRKISVLVDVVNRPKKDEFAGLYEALPPRCWASDSQRVVFSSARRNWRDLFVVDRTTRRVTRMSAPEKFGSWKLLTIQNDLMVVHCSHLNEAPRLVVAFLPLAGGEGEVSWDHLGESCLLGAIVNVLDVSPTPQEENPEYSGLDFGALLVTTNHLPSRTKVPLVVFVHGGPHSQFFAEWNVTTAVLVKLGFAVLMVNYRGSTGFGQDSIFSLAGNIGSQDVKDVQRAVLTALADQTAEKLLTLDPDKVVVMGGSHGGFLACHLIGQFPDFYKACAVRNPVINAATLLGTSDIVDWRYSSVGLQYSYDQLPTPEALTTMLQKSPITYAPQIKAPVLLMLGGKDRRVSPYQGLELYRSLKSRGSPVRLLLFAEDAHSLARVDTQADCFLNVVLWFQQHLYLH